In Macrobrachium rosenbergii isolate ZJJX-2024 chromosome 48, ASM4041242v1, whole genome shotgun sequence, one DNA window encodes the following:
- the LOC136831525 gene encoding arylsulfatase B-like isoform X1 yields the protein MGREGNYQRMVKSVIWMWMSVQSLASAPASSKPHIIFLLADDLGWYDVSWHNPKAITPNLESLANEGIILEQSYVQPVCTPTRSALMTGRYPFTIGRQGPPLMSSAPTGLLLNATILPESLKKAGYSTHAVGKWHLGFCHWDYTPTHRGFDTFYGLYSGMGDHYNRDSYASITETGLHGYDFRNNDEPDFRFNGTYDTYVYADFVENLLFSRDPAEPMFLYMAFQSIHSPMQVPDVYRDPFRYIGNESREISLGMAYAMDDAIGRVVTALKATGHYENSVIVFSSDNGAFANNGNNWPLRGGKSTLWEGGTRAPGFIHSPLLTKTGFKSQTLFHVTDWYATLAGLAGGTVPEGTDGFDQWEALTTGTESPRTSFVYNLNTDNKNATELNGAFRKGEYKLLVGNIKGGQWIEPPEGFDEGAPRSHGAASGITGVDSPVQLYNVIDSTPTEDPEERHDVADSHPEIVAELLEDLEREFQRMVPADNPPQDPSSDPKYFGGVWSPGWCDPH from the exons ATGGGACGAGAAGGAAATTATCAACGGATGGTCAAGTCCGTAATATGGATGTGGATGAGTGTCCAGTCCTTGGCCTCGGCACCAGCGTCATCCAAACCACATATCATCTTTCTCCTTGCGGATGATTTAG GTTGGTATGATGTTTCGTGGCATAACCCGAAGGCAATAACACCGAACCTGGAATCGCTGGCGAATGAGGGAATCATTCTGGAACAATCGTACGTCCAACCTGTCTGCACACCCACTCGATCAGCACTCATGACTGGGAGATATCCCTTCACAATTGGGAGACAG GGTCCTCCCCTCATGAGCTCAGCTCCAACAGGACTCCTCCTTAATGCCACAATCCTGCCGGAGTCGCTGAAGAAGGCTGGCTATTCTACACATGCCGTTGGAAA GTGGCACCTGGGATTCTGCCACTGGGACTATACACCAACTCATCGAGGATTTGACACATTTTACGGGTTGTACTCCGGGATGGGAGATCACTATAATCGCGACTCTTACGCATCAATTACAG aAACGGGGTTGCATGGATATGACTTCCGCAACAATGATGAGCCGGACTTCAGGTTCAATGGGACTTACGACACG TATGTGTATGCAGACTTTGTTGAGAACCTGCTCTTTTCAAGAGATCCTGCAGAGCCAATGTTCCTGTACATGGCCTTCCAGAGCATCCATTCTCCGATGCAAGTCCCTGATGTGTACAGAGACCCCTTCCGCTATATAGGGAATGAAAGCCGGGAGATTTCTTTAG ggATGGCATACGCCATGGACGACGCTATAGGAAGAGTGGTCACTGCTCTGAAAGCGACAGGACACTATGAAAATTCCGTCATTGTCTTCAGCTCAGAC AATGGTGCTTTTGCAAACAACGGAAACAACTGGCCCTTAAGGGGAGGTAAAAGCACCCTTTGGGAAGGGGGCACCCGAGCCCCAGGGTTCATCCACTCTCCGCTTCTGACGAAAACTGGATTCAAGTCCCAAAC ACTTTTCCACGTCACCGACTGGTATGCAACTCTGGCGGGATTGGCCGGAGGAACTGTCCCGGAGGGCACCGATGGGTTTGACCAGTGGGAAGCTCTCACCACGGGCACAGAGTCCCCAAGGACCTCCTTCGTCTATAACTTGAATACTGACAATAAGAACGCTACTGAATTAAATGGAGCTTTCAG GAAAGGAGAATACAAGCTCCTGGTGGGCAACATAAAAGGAGGTCAATGGATAGAACCACCAGAAGGATTTGACGAAGGAGCCCCAAGAAGCCACGGTGCTGCTAGTGGAATAACTGGGGTAGATTCGCCTGTTCAACTCTACAACGTTATAG ATTCAACACCAACAGAGGACCCGGAGGAACGCCACGACGTCGCCGACAGCCACCCGGAAATAGTGGCCGAATTGCTGGAGGACCTGGAACGCGAATTCCAGCGGATGGTGCCAGCGGACAACCCCCCACAGGACCCGAGCAGCGACCCGAAGTATTTCGGCGGCGTCTGGAGTCCAGGATGGTGCGACCCTCACTAA
- the LOC136831525 gene encoding arylsulfatase B-like isoform X2: protein MGREGNYQRMVKSVIWMWMSVQSLASAPASSKPHIIFLLADDLGWYDVSWHNPKAITPNLESLANEGIILEQSYVQPVCTPTRSALMTGRYPFTIGRQGPPLMSSAPTGLLLNATILPESLKKAGYSTHAVGKWHLGFCHWDYTPTHRGFDTFYGLYSGMGDHYNRDSYASITETGLHGYDFRNNDEPDFRFNGTYDTYVYADFVENLLFSRDPAEPMFLYMAFQSIHSPMQVPDVYRDPFRYIGNESREISLGMAYAMDDAIGRVVTALKATGHYENSVIVFSSDNGAFANNGNNWPLRGGKSTLWEGGTRAPGFIHSPLLTKTGFKSQTLFHVTDWYATLAGLAGGTVPEGTDGFDQWEALTTGTESPRTSFVYNLNTDNKNATELNGAFRKGEYKLLVGNIKGGQWIEPPEGFDEGAPRSHGAASGITGVDSPVQLYNVIEDPEERHDVADSHPEIVAELLEDLEREFQRMVPADNPPQDPSSDPKYFGGVWSPGWCDPH from the exons ATGGGACGAGAAGGAAATTATCAACGGATGGTCAAGTCCGTAATATGGATGTGGATGAGTGTCCAGTCCTTGGCCTCGGCACCAGCGTCATCCAAACCACATATCATCTTTCTCCTTGCGGATGATTTAG GTTGGTATGATGTTTCGTGGCATAACCCGAAGGCAATAACACCGAACCTGGAATCGCTGGCGAATGAGGGAATCATTCTGGAACAATCGTACGTCCAACCTGTCTGCACACCCACTCGATCAGCACTCATGACTGGGAGATATCCCTTCACAATTGGGAGACAG GGTCCTCCCCTCATGAGCTCAGCTCCAACAGGACTCCTCCTTAATGCCACAATCCTGCCGGAGTCGCTGAAGAAGGCTGGCTATTCTACACATGCCGTTGGAAA GTGGCACCTGGGATTCTGCCACTGGGACTATACACCAACTCATCGAGGATTTGACACATTTTACGGGTTGTACTCCGGGATGGGAGATCACTATAATCGCGACTCTTACGCATCAATTACAG aAACGGGGTTGCATGGATATGACTTCCGCAACAATGATGAGCCGGACTTCAGGTTCAATGGGACTTACGACACG TATGTGTATGCAGACTTTGTTGAGAACCTGCTCTTTTCAAGAGATCCTGCAGAGCCAATGTTCCTGTACATGGCCTTCCAGAGCATCCATTCTCCGATGCAAGTCCCTGATGTGTACAGAGACCCCTTCCGCTATATAGGGAATGAAAGCCGGGAGATTTCTTTAG ggATGGCATACGCCATGGACGACGCTATAGGAAGAGTGGTCACTGCTCTGAAAGCGACAGGACACTATGAAAATTCCGTCATTGTCTTCAGCTCAGAC AATGGTGCTTTTGCAAACAACGGAAACAACTGGCCCTTAAGGGGAGGTAAAAGCACCCTTTGGGAAGGGGGCACCCGAGCCCCAGGGTTCATCCACTCTCCGCTTCTGACGAAAACTGGATTCAAGTCCCAAAC ACTTTTCCACGTCACCGACTGGTATGCAACTCTGGCGGGATTGGCCGGAGGAACTGTCCCGGAGGGCACCGATGGGTTTGACCAGTGGGAAGCTCTCACCACGGGCACAGAGTCCCCAAGGACCTCCTTCGTCTATAACTTGAATACTGACAATAAGAACGCTACTGAATTAAATGGAGCTTTCAG GAAAGGAGAATACAAGCTCCTGGTGGGCAACATAAAAGGAGGTCAATGGATAGAACCACCAGAAGGATTTGACGAAGGAGCCCCAAGAAGCCACGGTGCTGCTAGTGGAATAACTGGGGTAGATTCGCCTGTTCAACTCTACAACGTTATAG AGGACCCGGAGGAACGCCACGACGTCGCCGACAGCCACCCGGAAATAGTGGCCGAATTGCTGGAGGACCTGGAACGCGAATTCCAGCGGATGGTGCCAGCGGACAACCCCCCACAGGACCCGAGCAGCGACCCGAAGTATTTCGGCGGCGTCTGGAGTCCAGGATGGTGCGACCCTCACTAA